A stretch of Rhodohalobacter mucosus DNA encodes these proteins:
- a CDS encoding MlaC/ttg2D family ABC transporter substrate-binding protein, with translation MTKKFFFLITVFMFIGSTLIAQSAEQEIRSMLDERDEEIKELLGPEGNQYSQEQRDRLKTIINDIIDYRAMARQALGSTFDEISDEKKDEFVNLFSTIIRDNSLNRLDIYRAEVTYDEINISDGSANVRTTAQLDNVRTSVDYVMERNNGNWVITDMSIDEVSTAESYNRQFQSIIRQHGFDALMESLQRRAARSSTT, from the coding sequence ATGACAAAGAAATTCTTCTTTTTAATTACAGTTTTTATGTTCATTGGCAGTACGCTGATTGCGCAATCTGCAGAGCAGGAAATCAGAAGCATGCTGGATGAGCGTGACGAAGAGATAAAGGAGCTTCTTGGTCCCGAAGGAAATCAGTATTCCCAGGAACAGCGCGACAGGTTAAAAACCATTATCAATGATATTATAGATTACAGGGCCATGGCAAGGCAGGCTCTGGGATCTACCTTTGATGAGATTTCCGATGAGAAGAAAGATGAATTCGTTAACCTTTTTTCCACAATTATCAGAGACAATTCGCTTAACAGGCTGGATATCTATCGCGCAGAAGTGACCTACGACGAAATCAACATAAGCGATGGAAGTGCAAATGTGCGAACCACCGCACAACTCGACAATGTTCGAACTTCCGTTGATTATGTAATGGAACGCAACAATGGCAACTGGGTTATTACGGATATGTCGATAGATGAAGTTTCCACTGCAGAATCGTATAACCGCCAGTTTCAGAGCATAATCAGACAGCACGGGTTTGACGCACTCATGGAAAGCCTGCAGCGCAGAGCTGCCAGATCCTCCACTACGTAG
- a CDS encoding NRDE family protein produces MCLTVFAFQADPDYPLIFASNRDEFYDRPAQPATFWYDHPGLLAGRDLKAGGTWLGITSDHRFAAITNYRDIENIKDNAPSRGDIVTAYLTSGMEAPDYLKKLRGTADQYNGFNLIAGTTTELWYYSNELDEISKVAPGIHTLSNAFLDTPWPKTEKAKGCFRQILKHRRADLDNEVFELLRDREIFPDDRLPSTGLSPQMERLVSSIFITSESYGTRCSTLIKAGSNTGKLNTFTEKTYKKSTDEAEGTVSYKF; encoded by the coding sequence ATGTGCCTTACAGTTTTTGCATTTCAGGCAGACCCCGATTATCCTCTGATTTTTGCATCCAACCGGGATGAATTTTACGACCGGCCCGCCCAGCCTGCAACGTTTTGGTATGATCACCCCGGCTTGCTTGCGGGACGGGATCTTAAGGCCGGCGGCACCTGGCTGGGGATCACCAGTGATCATCGTTTTGCTGCAATCACCAACTACAGAGACATTGAGAATATCAAGGACAATGCACCCAGTCGCGGCGATATCGTAACCGCCTATCTGACATCCGGAATGGAGGCACCGGATTATTTAAAAAAACTCAGAGGCACTGCGGATCAGTATAACGGGTTTAATCTTATTGCCGGTACAACAACCGAACTTTGGTACTACTCAAATGAGCTTGACGAAATATCAAAAGTAGCGCCCGGTATACATACCCTGAGCAATGCTTTTCTGGACACACCCTGGCCAAAAACAGAAAAGGCTAAAGGCTGTTTCAGGCAAATCCTTAAGCACAGGCGGGCAGACCTGGACAATGAAGTTTTTGAGCTATTAAGAGACCGGGAAATTTTTCCCGACGATCGCCTTCCGTCAACAGGCTTATCGCCGCAGATGGAACGGCTGGTATCATCGATATTTATCACATCCGAATCCTATGGAACGCGCTGTTCCACGCTAATCAAAGCCGGTTCAAATACCGGGAAATTAAACACGTTCACCGAAAAGACCTACAAGAAGAGCACGGACGAGGCAGAAGGTACGGTTTCGTATAAGTTTTAA